One segment of Etheostoma cragini isolate CJK2018 chromosome 23, CSU_Ecrag_1.0, whole genome shotgun sequence DNA contains the following:
- the ing3 gene encoding inhibitor of growth protein 3 — translation MNEPRRLTSCLSLSRGDATDQLEQKVIEFFVNAKKNKPEWREEQMEVIKKDYYKALEDADEKVQLANQIYDLVSKGREIHTHTHQATTQMKEGRRTSSLKASYEAIKNNDFQLGREFSLTRDNPGYTSSALANTLTQTLTPPTAAAASDSRGRKSKSSIKSSNHQSSSSSSSSSLSSCSSSSALAQELSQHASALPEAEANSQVDWTYDPNEPRYCICNQVSYGEMVGCDNTDCPIEWFHYGCVGLTEAPKGKWFCPQCTAAMKRRGSRHK, via the exons atgaatgaac CGAGACGGCTtacttcctgtttgtctttgtcccGTGGAGACGCCACGGATCAGCTGGAGCAGAAGGTGATCGAGTTCTTCGTCAACGCCAAGAAGAACAAGCCCGAGTGGAGAGAGGAGCAGATGGAGGTCATCAAGAAG GATTATTACAAAGCTTTGGAAGACGCAGACGAGAAAGTCCAGCTGGCCAATCAGATCTATGATCTGGTGAGTAAAGGAAGggagatacatacacacacac accaggccaCCACACAG ATGAAGGAGGGACGCAGGACGTCCAGTCTGAAGGCGAGCTACGAAGCCATCAAGAACAACGACTTCCAGCTGGGCCGAGAGTTCTCTCTGACCCGGGACAACCCGGGCTACACCTCCTCCGCCCTGGCCAACACCCTCACCCAGACCCTCACCCCCCCCACAGCCGCCGCCGCCTCCGACTCCCGGGGACGCAAGTCcaa AAGCAGCATCAAGTCTTCCAACCACCAGTCGTCTtcatcgtcctcctcctcctctctgtcctcctgctCTTCATCGTCCGCCCTGGCCCAGGAactttcccagcatgcatcagCGCTGCCCGAGGCCGAGGCCAACAGCCAGGTGGACTGGACCTACGACCCCAACGAGCCCCGATACTGCATCTGTAACCAG gtttCTTACGGAGAGATGGTCGGGTGTGACAACACAGAT TGTCCCATCGAGTGGTTCCACTACGGCTGTGTGGGTCTGACCGAGGCCCCCAAGGGGAAGTGGTTCTGTCCTCAGTGCACAGCGGCCATGAAGAGACGGGGCAGCCGCCACAAATAG